A section of the Mangifera indica cultivar Alphonso chromosome 12, CATAS_Mindica_2.1, whole genome shotgun sequence genome encodes:
- the LOC123193601 gene encoding WAT1-related protein At2g39510-like, with translation MCSRARPFLAAILLQFGYAGLAVISKFALNKGMSPHVLVVYRHAVATVVIAPFAIVLDRKARPKMTLSTFFKISLLALLEPTIDQNLFYTGMKYTSATFTFAMSNVLPAFVFLMAWLLRIERVKIRSLHSQAKIMGTVVTVGGAMLMTLVKGPTIDFPWTKVSDHQQSAATSTMEHPIEGAILIAVGCFCWAAFVILQAITLKSYPTELSLTALICLMGTIEGTVVALVIEKGNPSVWSIHFDYSLLACLYGGVICSGLGYYIQGVIMKKKGPVFVTAFSPLSMVIVTIMGSFLLAEIMCLGRIIGAIVIVLGLYSVLWGKSKDETPSTPGISEAELSVDLHHQQQMAKMSSGVGSLNEDSIDV, from the exons ATGTGTAGTAGAGCCAGGCCATTTCTGGCAGCGATTTTGCTGCAGTTTGGATATGCAGGGTTGGCAGTAATTTCTAAGTTTGCCCTAAATAAGGGCATGAGCCCACACGTATTAGTAGTCTATCGTCACGCTGTTGCCACTGTTGTTATTGCTCCTTTTGCCATTGTTCTTGATAG GAAAGCGAGGCCAAAAATGACTCTCTCTACCTTCTTTAAGATATCGCTGCTCGCCCTCTTGGA GCCCACAATCGACCAAAATTTGTTCTACACAGGCATGAAATATACCAGTGCCACATTCACATTTGCCATGAGCAATGTTCTCCCTGCCTTCGTATTTTTGATGGCTTGGCTCCTGAG gattGAGAGGGTTAAAATTAGGAGCCTGCACAGCCAGGCAAAGATAATGGGCACCGTAGTAACAGTAGGAGGAGCAATGCTTATGACTCTAGTTAAAGGACCTACGATTGATTTTCCATGGACAAAAGTAAGTGACCATCAACAATCTGCAGCCACTTCCACTATGGAACATCCAATTGAAGGTGCAATTTTGATTGCAGTGGGCTGCTTTTGCTGGGCTGCTTTCGTCATTCTTCAA GCAATTACACTGAAATCGTATCCCACTGAACTCTCCCTCACGGCTTTGATTTGCTTGATGGGCACCATTGAAGGCACCGTAGTTGCCTTGGTAATTGAAAAAGGCAATCCTTCAGTCTGGTCTATACATTTCGATTACAGTCTCTTGGCTTGTCTTTACGGT GGAGTAATATGTTCAGGATTGGGTTATTATATTCAGGGTGTGATAATGAAGAAGAAGGGACCAGTTTTTGTCACTGCTTTTAGTCCTCTAAGCATGGTGATTGTGACAATTATGGGCTCATTTCTATTAGCTGAGATCATGTGTTTAGGAAG GATTATTGGAGCAATTGTGATTGTGCTGGGGCTTTACTCGGTTTTGTGGGGAAAGAGCAAGGATGAAACCCCATCAACTCCAGGCATCAGTGAGGCTGAATTATCAGTTGatcttcatcatcaacaacaaatggCTAAAATGAGTAGCGGAGTGGGGAGTCTGAATGAAGATTCAATTGATGTTTGA